A single genomic interval of Chloracidobacterium validum harbors:
- the lon gene encoding endopeptidase La: protein MDEFHDSLPSHIACFPTVPVRDVVVFPHTAIRFKIGRKPSVVALTTALQRDRLIFLVTQHDPTLEEPTPEQVHRVGTLARITHHLQLADGTIKVQFEGLERAQAIRFEDSGNCWMAVVKRLPTDREQSPRISALVGKLTGLVEQYVRQNPDNPENLHADLRIEEPARLADSVASHLKISVEEKQKVLETVSLADRLLRLVDIFDIELEKLQMDRTIQGRVKKQMERSHREFYLSEKIKAIHKELGRKDERSEFEELKRRVESARLPAEAHDKAMSELRRLEQMPMMSAEAAVSRNYLEWLITVPWHERSEENGDLQAAQQILDADHYGLEKIKDRILEFLAVRQLVRQSPSSILCFVGPPGVGKTSLGKSIAQATGRKFVRLSLGGVRDDAEIRGHRRTYIGSLPGQIIQMMKKAGTINPLILLDEVDKLTSDYRGDPAAALLEVLDPEQNSTFRDHYLDVEYDLSQVMFIATANVLHTIPPALRDRLEIIRLSGYTEREKLEIARRHLIPKQREKHGLSETQVTFTEEALVAIIQNYTREAGMRNMERDLAAICRKVARRLLLTPEPDRAEYREIITAEVLSEYLGPARYQPARLKERSEVGIATGLAWTEVGGETLFVETTLMPGRGQVILTGKLGDVMQESARAAMTYVRACATALGIAPDFYRRQDVHIHVPEGAIPKDGPSAGITMATALVSALTGIPVRQDVAMTGEITLRGRVLPIGGLKEKLLAALRLGIRTVLVPQDNEKDMADIPAEIREALDIHFVEQMEQVFPLALVESPSSRLVDDKTLPNKTLTDDLSPIWNTDVTDHLSSVPVE from the coding sequence ATGGACGAGTTCCACGACAGTCTGCCCAGTCATATCGCCTGCTTTCCGACCGTTCCCGTCCGCGACGTGGTGGTGTTTCCGCACACCGCGATTCGTTTCAAGATAGGCCGCAAGCCATCCGTCGTCGCGCTCACCACGGCCCTCCAGCGTGATCGGTTGATTTTTCTCGTCACGCAACATGACCCCACATTGGAGGAACCGACCCCAGAGCAGGTACATCGGGTTGGGACGCTGGCACGCATTACCCACCACCTCCAGTTGGCCGATGGGACGATCAAGGTTCAGTTCGAGGGGCTTGAGCGGGCGCAGGCGATCCGCTTTGAGGATTCTGGCAACTGCTGGATGGCCGTTGTCAAGCGCCTGCCTACCGACCGCGAGCAGAGTCCACGTATTTCGGCCCTGGTTGGAAAACTGACGGGACTGGTTGAGCAGTACGTCCGGCAAAACCCTGACAACCCGGAGAATCTGCACGCTGACCTGCGGATCGAGGAACCGGCCCGCCTGGCTGACAGCGTGGCCAGTCACTTGAAAATTTCGGTTGAGGAAAAGCAAAAAGTTCTCGAAACCGTCTCGCTGGCCGACCGCTTGCTCCGGCTGGTGGATATTTTTGACATCGAGCTTGAAAAGCTCCAGATGGATCGCACCATCCAGGGGCGCGTCAAAAAGCAAATGGAGCGGTCGCATCGGGAGTTTTACCTGAGCGAAAAAATCAAGGCCATTCACAAAGAGCTTGGGCGCAAGGATGAACGGTCAGAGTTTGAGGAACTCAAGCGACGGGTCGAGTCGGCGCGGTTGCCGGCCGAGGCGCACGACAAAGCGATGAGCGAGTTGCGGCGGCTTGAGCAGATGCCGATGATGTCGGCGGAAGCGGCCGTATCGCGCAATTACCTTGAGTGGCTCATCACGGTGCCGTGGCATGAGCGCTCAGAGGAAAACGGCGACTTGCAAGCGGCGCAGCAGATTCTGGATGCCGATCACTACGGCTTGGAAAAGATCAAAGACCGCATCCTGGAGTTTCTTGCCGTTCGCCAGCTTGTCAGGCAGTCACCGAGTTCGATTCTATGCTTTGTCGGCCCGCCAGGCGTTGGGAAGACGAGTTTGGGGAAATCCATTGCCCAGGCAACGGGGCGGAAGTTTGTGCGCCTCAGCTTGGGCGGCGTTCGGGATGATGCCGAAATTCGAGGCCACCGGCGCACCTACATTGGCTCGCTGCCGGGGCAAATCATTCAGATGATGAAGAAGGCCGGCACCATCAACCCCCTTATTCTGCTCGACGAGGTTGACAAGCTCACGTCTGACTACCGGGGCGATCCGGCCGCTGCCCTGTTGGAGGTGCTTGACCCGGAGCAAAATAGCACGTTTCGGGACCACTACCTCGACGTTGAGTATGACCTGTCGCAGGTTATGTTCATCGCTACGGCCAACGTCTTGCACACGATTCCGCCGGCGCTGCGTGACCGGCTGGAAATCATCCGTCTGTCGGGTTACACCGAGCGGGAAAAACTTGAAATCGCGCGGCGGCACTTGATTCCGAAGCAACGGGAAAAGCACGGGCTGTCTGAAACCCAGGTGACGTTCACCGAAGAGGCTTTGGTGGCCATCATTCAGAACTACACACGAGAAGCCGGGATGCGCAACATGGAGCGCGACCTGGCAGCGATTTGTCGCAAAGTCGCGCGGCGACTCTTGCTGACGCCAGAGCCTGACCGCGCGGAATATCGGGAAATCATCACGGCAGAGGTCCTTTCCGAATATCTGGGGCCGGCCCGCTACCAGCCGGCCCGACTCAAGGAACGCAGTGAGGTGGGGATTGCCACGGGCTTGGCCTGGACGGAAGTCGGGGGTGAAACCCTTTTTGTGGAAACCACGTTGATGCCAGGGCGCGGCCAAGTCATCCTGACTGGAAAGCTGGGCGATGTCATGCAGGAGTCGGCCCGGGCCGCGATGACCTATGTGCGCGCGTGCGCGACGGCGCTCGGCATTGCGCCCGATTTTTACCGGCGACAGGACGTGCATATCCACGTGCCGGAAGGCGCGATTCCCAAGGATGGACCTTCGGCGGGGATCACCATGGCGACCGCTCTGGTGTCGGCGCTGACCGGCATCCCCGTCCGGCAAGACGTAGCCATGACGGGCGAGATTACATTGCGTGGTCGAGTTTTGCCGATTGGCGGACTCAAGGAAAAGCTTCTGGCCGCGCTCCGCCTGGGCATCCGAACCGTTCTCGTGCCGCAGGACAACGAAAAAGACATGGCAGACATCCCAGCCGAGATTCGGGAAGCATTGGATATACACTTTGTGGAACAGATGGAGCAGGTTTTTCCCCTGGCCTTGGTTGAGTCGCCAAGTTCCCGACTGGTTGATGACAAAACCCTGCCAAACAAAACCCTGACAGATGACCTGTCTCCGATCTGGAACACAGATGTGACAGATCACCTATCATCGGTGCCGGTTGAATGA
- the yihA gene encoding ribosome biogenesis GTP-binding protein YihA/YsxC, with protein MKVVAATFVKSATEAAHYPPPSLPEVAFLGRSNVGKSSLINSLLGVHGLARTSNTPGRTQLINFFEINGELRFVDLPGYGYARVPQAVREQWRPMIEGYLRHRAALALCVLIVDARLEPQSLDLVMQDWLTATARRFCVVATKSDKLSRSRLAARLTALRRVYGDRVLPYSSLTRAGAELVWETIRSALVDWAAPRARA; from the coding sequence ATGAAGGTCGTTGCGGCGACATTTGTGAAGAGCGCGACGGAGGCGGCACATTACCCGCCTCCGTCGTTACCGGAAGTAGCTTTTCTGGGACGCTCGAATGTCGGCAAATCGAGCCTCATCAACTCGCTCCTTGGCGTGCATGGGCTGGCCCGGACAAGCAACACACCCGGTCGGACGCAGCTCATCAACTTTTTTGAAATCAACGGCGAGCTTCGCTTCGTGGACTTACCGGGTTATGGTTATGCGCGTGTGCCACAGGCCGTACGCGAGCAGTGGCGACCAATGATCGAGGGTTATCTGCGCCATCGCGCGGCGCTTGCGCTGTGCGTTCTCATCGTGGATGCTCGGCTTGAACCACAATCGCTTGACCTTGTGATGCAGGACTGGCTCACCGCCACGGCGCGCCGGTTTTGTGTCGTGGCCACCAAGTCGGACAAGCTTTCGCGGTCACGCCTGGCGGCTCGCCTGACGGCCTTGCGCCGGGTTTATGGCGACCGCGTTTTACCCTATTCCTCCCTGACCCGTGCTGGCGCGGAGCTGGTCTGGGAAACGATTCGGTCGGCCCTGGTGGACTGGGCCGCGCCCCGCGCCCGCGCCTGA
- the rho gene encoding transcription termination factor Rho, giving the protein MEETLDPIEPVAVESADPPPANGFHDITALKDLPLSDLMRIAQELDVPGAGSLRKQELVFKILQAQTERSGLIFSEGVLECLPDGFGFLRAPDYNYLPGPDDIYVSPSQIRKFDLRTGDTISGQIRPPKEGERYFALIKVEAINFEPPDLRRERVQFDNLTPLYPNKRLRMESTPENLSGRVLDLVTPIGRGQRGLIVAPPRTGKTMLLQSIANSITRNHPEVMLIVLLIDERPEEVTDMQRSVQGEVVSSTFDEPPTRHVQVADMVIEKAKRLVEHGRDVVILLDSITRLARAHNATVPPSGKILSGGVDANALQKPKRFFGAARNLEEGGSLTIIATALIDTGSRMDDVIFEEFKGTGNMEIHLDRKLIEKRIFPAVDINKSGTRKEELLIPKDDLNRIFVLRRVLSPLSSVESMELMVSHLERSKTNAEFLASMNA; this is encoded by the coding sequence ATGGAAGAAACGCTAGACCCGATCGAGCCTGTTGCTGTTGAAAGTGCGGACCCCCCGCCAGCCAATGGCTTTCACGACATTACCGCACTCAAGGACCTCCCGCTGTCGGACCTCATGCGCATTGCGCAGGAGTTGGATGTTCCCGGCGCCGGCAGCCTGCGCAAGCAGGAACTGGTTTTCAAGATTTTGCAAGCGCAAACCGAGCGCTCCGGCCTCATCTTTTCTGAGGGCGTGCTGGAGTGCCTGCCGGATGGGTTTGGCTTCTTGCGCGCCCCGGACTACAACTACCTGCCGGGCCCGGACGACATCTATGTGTCGCCGTCCCAGATTCGCAAGTTTGACCTCCGCACCGGCGACACCATTTCCGGGCAGATTCGGCCACCCAAGGAAGGTGAGCGTTACTTCGCGCTCATCAAGGTCGAAGCCATCAACTTCGAGCCGCCCGACCTGCGCCGGGAGCGTGTGCAGTTCGACAACCTGACGCCGCTTTACCCAAACAAGCGGTTGCGCATGGAAAGCACGCCGGAAAATCTATCTGGGCGCGTCCTCGACTTGGTGACACCCATCGGACGCGGGCAACGCGGGTTGATCGTCGCGCCGCCGCGCACGGGCAAGACGATGCTGCTTCAGTCCATTGCCAACTCGATCACCCGCAATCACCCAGAGGTCATGCTCATTGTTTTGTTGATTGACGAGCGGCCCGAAGAAGTGACCGACATGCAGCGCAGCGTCCAGGGCGAAGTCGTCAGTTCGACCTTTGACGAGCCGCCGACGCGGCACGTTCAAGTGGCCGACATGGTCATCGAAAAGGCCAAGCGGCTGGTCGAACACGGCCGCGATGTGGTGATTTTGCTCGACTCCATCACTCGTCTGGCGCGCGCCCACAACGCCACCGTGCCGCCATCCGGCAAGATTCTCTCCGGCGGGGTAGATGCCAACGCGCTCCAGAAGCCCAAACGTTTCTTCGGGGCCGCGCGCAATCTCGAAGAAGGTGGCAGCCTGACCATCATTGCGACGGCCTTGATCGACACCGGCTCGCGCATGGATGACGTGATCTTCGAGGAGTTCAAAGGCACGGGCAACATGGAAATTCACCTCGACCGCAAGCTCATCGAGAAACGCATCTTCCCGGCGGTGGACATCAACAAGTCCGGCACACGCAAGGAGGAGCTGCTGATTCCGAAGGACGACCTCAATCGAATCTTCGTGCTGCGGCGGGTGCTGAGTCCCCTATCGAGCGTCGAATCCATGGAACTCATGGTCAGCCACTTGGAGCGCTCCAAGACCAATGCCGAGTTTCTGGCTTCCATGAATGCCTAA
- a CDS encoding glycogen synthase, whose amino-acid sequence MNILFAVSELAPHSKTGGLADVGAALPKALAATGLTVRVVTPRYGFITAGEYVGQLRVPFGFGLQTAQVFREERQGVEIFLIDAPAYFHRGRKLYGEPDDPARFAFFSRAVIELARWFGEPPDVIHGNDWMTGLIPVYLRTALRGDPFFARTATLTSIHNLAFQGFFNLDDLAYFGLPGDLRAGADGLEFSGAGSMLKGALLASDALTTVSERYAQEIQTPEYGFRMDGLLRLRRNDLVGILNGVDYDEWNPATDPHLAAHYTPDDLSGKRVCKADLLKRFGLPVELNRPAIVIVSRLSDQKGLDLVREVAWRILHSGAYFILLGSGDPRYEVFFQHLRDTAPRRIAVYFGLNEPLAHQMEAGGDLFLMPSAYEPCGLNQIYSLKYGTVPIVRATGGLDDTIQDFDRVTGSGNGLKFRAYDANRLMEKIYEGLLLYRQPQVWQTIQRNGMRADFSWARAAWKYRAVYERVRSAQ is encoded by the coding sequence ATGAACATCCTGTTTGCCGTTTCTGAACTTGCGCCACACTCGAAAACCGGAGGCTTGGCCGATGTGGGGGCGGCGCTTCCCAAAGCACTGGCGGCGACGGGGTTGACCGTGCGCGTCGTCACGCCACGGTATGGCTTCATCACGGCCGGCGAGTACGTTGGCCAACTGCGCGTTCCGTTTGGTTTCGGCCTCCAGACGGCCCAGGTGTTTCGAGAAGAACGCCAGGGGGTCGAAATCTTTCTGATTGATGCGCCGGCTTATTTCCATCGCGGCCGCAAGCTCTATGGTGAGCCGGACGATCCAGCCCGCTTTGCTTTCTTCAGCCGGGCCGTGATTGAACTGGCGCGGTGGTTTGGTGAACCACCGGACGTCATTCATGGCAATGACTGGATGACCGGATTGATTCCGGTGTACCTGCGGACGGCGCTGCGCGGCGATCCCTTCTTTGCCCGAACGGCGACGCTTACCAGCATTCACAACCTTGCCTTTCAAGGTTTTTTCAATCTCGACGATCTGGCCTACTTTGGATTGCCGGGCGACTTACGCGCAGGCGCTGATGGCTTGGAGTTCAGTGGTGCCGGCAGCATGCTCAAGGGCGCATTGCTCGCTTCGGACGCCCTGACGACGGTTAGCGAGCGTTATGCCCAGGAAATCCAGACGCCGGAGTACGGTTTCCGCATGGACGGCCTGCTGCGACTGCGACGCAACGATTTGGTTGGCATTCTCAACGGCGTGGACTACGACGAATGGAATCCGGCGACCGATCCGCACCTGGCGGCCCACTACACCCCGGACGACCTGAGCGGCAAGCGCGTTTGCAAAGCCGATCTACTCAAGCGATTTGGTCTGCCGGTGGAGCTTAACCGACCGGCTATTGTCATCGTGTCCCGCCTGAGCGACCAGAAAGGTCTGGACCTAGTGCGCGAGGTTGCTTGGCGGATTTTGCATTCCGGCGCCTATTTCATTTTGCTCGGTTCGGGCGACCCGCGCTACGAAGTCTTTTTTCAGCACTTGCGCGATACCGCTCCCCGGCGCATCGCGGTGTACTTTGGGCTGAACGAACCGCTTGCCCACCAGATGGAAGCCGGAGGCGACCTGTTCCTCATGCCGTCGGCTTATGAGCCATGCGGACTGAACCAGATTTACAGCCTGAAGTACGGGACGGTGCCCATCGTCCGGGCGACCGGCGGCTTGGACGACACCATTCAGGATTTTGACCGCGTGACCGGCAGCGGCAATGGGCTGAAGTTTCGGGCCTATGACGCCAACCGGTTGATGGAAAAAATCTATGAGGGGTTACTGCTGTACCGCCAGCCGCAGGTCTGGCAAACGATTCAGCGCAATGGCATGCGCGCCGATTTTTCGTGGGCGCGGGCCGCGTGGAAATATCGCGCCGTGTATGAGCGGGTGCGCAGCGCCCAGTGA
- a CDS encoding esterase/lipase family protein, whose product MALRYPIVIIGGFLVDWTAYRPLAQQLETICRAPVAIVPLTQASWLYASGVGSYRNLLDMAQATVEKTRQAHAAKRVNLVTHSAGGIVARLYLGDDAYDGVAYRGHRQTATLVTLGCPHASLLSWTRRTMDFVNSHYPGAFYASVRYVAVIGCAIRGAFPGTLAEMAAYQSYRLVCGDGTVWGDGVVPVASGQLEGAVNYVCDGIQHVPNRPGADWYDRAVEQWRPHLQ is encoded by the coding sequence GTGGCACTTCGTTATCCGATTGTCATCATTGGCGGTTTCCTCGTGGATTGGACGGCGTACCGGCCGCTGGCGCAGCAGCTCGAAACGATTTGCCGCGCGCCGGTTGCCATTGTGCCGCTGACCCAGGCCAGTTGGCTCTACGCCTCGGGTGTTGGGAGCTACCGCAACTTGCTGGATATGGCGCAGGCGACGGTCGAGAAAACGCGCCAGGCCCATGCCGCGAAACGGGTCAACTTGGTCACCCACAGCGCCGGGGGAATCGTGGCGCGGCTGTACCTGGGAGACGATGCCTATGATGGTGTGGCCTACCGCGGCCATCGCCAGACGGCAACCCTGGTCACGCTCGGTTGCCCACACGCCAGCTTGCTGTCGTGGACGCGCCGGACGATGGACTTCGTCAACAGCCACTACCCCGGCGCATTTTATGCTTCGGTGCGCTATGTCGCCGTCATCGGTTGCGCGATTCGTGGGGCGTTTCCCGGCACGCTAGCCGAGATGGCGGCCTACCAGAGCTACCGCCTGGTGTGTGGCGATGGAACCGTTTGGGGTGATGGCGTCGTGCCGGTTGCCAGCGGACAACTGGAAGGCGCGGTAAACTATGTGTGCGACGGCATCCAGCACGTGCCCAACCGGCCTGGCGCTGACTGGTATGACCGCGCGGTGGAGCAATGGCGTCCGCACCTGCAATAA
- a CDS encoding 2-hydroxymuconic semialdehyde dehydrogenase has protein sequence MLIQRKLFIAGRFQNASNRATFPAYNPATGEVNAAVALATPDDCDAAVAAAKAAWRGWNKLPVAERAQRLRQVADGIEARFDDFLAAEVADTGKPYGLARALDIPRAAANFRIFADLAIGLGTECFETVTDDGAGALNYGLRRPLGVVGVICPWNLPLLLLTWKVAPALVMGNAVVVKPSEETPSTATLLGEVMTDAGILPGVYNVVHGFGPNSTGEWLVAHPDVTAITFTGETRTGQSIMRTAAARTKRLSFELGGKNAAIVFADADFDRAVSGVARSSFLNGGQVCLCSERVYVERPIFERFVTALADEARQWRPGPPEDETTRLGPLISAAHREKVLGYYAAARAAGAEVHAGGGCPALAAPYDQGYFVEPTVWTGLPEQSPCLVEEIFGPVCHVTPFDDEEEVLALANAGDYGLCAAVWTRDGARAHRLAHALEVGVVWINSWFVRDLRTPFGGMKLSGIGREGGRHSLDFYAEIKNVCVKL, from the coding sequence ATGCTCATTCAGCGGAAATTATTCATTGCCGGAAGATTTCAGAACGCGAGCAACCGCGCGACGTTTCCCGCCTACAATCCGGCCACCGGCGAAGTGAATGCAGCGGTGGCACTGGCCACGCCGGACGACTGCGACGCGGCCGTTGCCGCCGCCAAGGCGGCGTGGCGTGGGTGGAACAAGCTGCCCGTTGCCGAGCGGGCCCAGCGCCTGCGGCAGGTGGCCGATGGCATCGAAGCGCGCTTTGACGACTTTCTCGCCGCCGAAGTCGCCGACACCGGCAAGCCTTACGGCTTGGCGCGCGCCCTGGATATTCCGCGTGCCGCGGCCAACTTTCGTATCTTCGCCGACCTGGCAATTGGACTGGGCACCGAGTGCTTCGAGACCGTGACCGACGATGGCGCCGGAGCGCTCAACTACGGTCTGCGCCGACCGCTGGGCGTCGTCGGCGTGATTTGTCCGTGGAACTTGCCGCTGTTGTTGCTGACCTGGAAAGTCGCTCCAGCGCTGGTGATGGGGAATGCCGTCGTGGTCAAACCGTCCGAGGAAACACCCTCTACGGCAACCCTGCTAGGCGAGGTCATGACAGACGCGGGGATTCTGCCGGGCGTGTACAACGTCGTCCATGGATTTGGCCCAAACAGCACGGGGGAATGGTTGGTGGCGCATCCCGATGTCACCGCCATTACCTTCACCGGTGAAACTCGGACGGGACAGTCTATTATGCGAACGGCGGCCGCGCGGACGAAACGTCTATCATTTGAGCTGGGCGGGAAGAATGCCGCGATTGTGTTCGCCGACGCTGACTTCGACCGCGCCGTGTCGGGGGTGGCCCGCTCCAGTTTTCTCAATGGCGGCCAAGTTTGTTTGTGTTCGGAGCGGGTCTATGTCGAGCGTCCGATCTTTGAACGTTTCGTCACGGCCCTGGCCGACGAGGCGCGCCAGTGGCGTCCGGGTCCGCCGGAAGACGAAACGACCAGGCTGGGTCCACTGATTTCGGCCGCGCACCGGGAGAAAGTTCTGGGCTATTACGCGGCCGCGCGGGCGGCCGGGGCGGAAGTCCACGCCGGTGGCGGATGTCCGGCGCTGGCCGCGCCGTATGACCAGGGGTACTTTGTCGAGCCGACGGTCTGGACCGGTCTGCCTGAGCAGTCTCCCTGTCTGGTGGAAGAAATTTTTGGTCCCGTCTGCCACGTCACGCCCTTTGATGACGAAGAAGAAGTTCTTGCCTTGGCCAACGCCGGGGACTACGGGCTGTGCGCCGCTGTCTGGACGCGCGATGGCGCGCGCGCGCATCGCCTGGCGCACGCCTTGGAAGTCGGCGTGGTCTGGATCAACAGTTGGTTTGTGCGCGATCTGCGGACGCCCTTCGGCGGCATGAAGCTGAGCGGAATCGGGCGCGAAGGCGGCCGCCACTCGCTTGATTTTTACGCTGAGATAAAAAACGTCTGCGTCAAACTCTAA
- a CDS encoding tetratricopeptide repeat protein, translating into MSQTSTGAVCPGELKTEAQREAFARTQTSRRNTWRRFWQAGVKAFEAGDYEKAQFCFADAVREARRFGETDPRFACCLNNLAMTFDMLGETAQAEAVYRRAIEADAKALEIQHGGFVTSLTNLAQMLADDGRIAEAVKLYDRAVAFLEALHGHDTLHIAPLLSEMARMCDEDGDYAQAEAALRRALAIREQAHGPDDLSVAVTLNNLAVSCDLRGKYDESQALLERALDIFERRLGEHHPKVAETLKNLGVLHDRQGRRLQAEACFARARAILEAQA; encoded by the coding sequence GTGAGCCAGACTTCAACCGGGGCGGTTTGTCCAGGAGAACTCAAGACGGAAGCCCAACGTGAAGCGTTTGCCCGCACCCAAACAAGCCGCCGCAATACGTGGAGGCGTTTCTGGCAAGCCGGGGTCAAGGCATTTGAAGCCGGCGATTACGAAAAAGCGCAGTTTTGCTTTGCCGACGCCGTGCGTGAAGCTCGGCGATTTGGCGAAACGGACCCGCGTTTTGCCTGCTGCCTCAACAACCTAGCGATGACCTTCGACATGCTGGGTGAAACTGCCCAGGCTGAAGCGGTTTATCGGCGCGCGATTGAGGCTGACGCCAAGGCCCTCGAAATTCAACACGGCGGCTTTGTCACGAGCCTGACGAACCTGGCCCAGATGTTGGCCGATGACGGCCGGATTGCCGAGGCGGTCAAGCTCTACGACCGGGCGGTGGCTTTTCTTGAAGCACTCCACGGTCACGATACGCTGCACATTGCTCCCCTACTGAGTGAAATGGCGCGGATGTGCGACGAGGACGGCGACTACGCCCAGGCCGAGGCAGCGCTGCGGCGGGCGCTGGCGATTCGGGAACAGGCCCATGGACCCGACGACCTCTCGGTTGCAGTGACACTCAACAACCTGGCCGTATCCTGCGACCTGCGCGGCAAGTATGACGAGTCCCAGGCGTTGTTGGAGCGCGCCCTGGATATTTTCGAGCGCCGGTTAGGTGAACACCATCCAAAGGTGGCCGAGACGCTCAAAAACCTTGGGGTTCTCCACGACCGGCAGGGCCGCCGCTTGCAGGCGGAAGCCTGTTTTGCCCGTGCCCGCGCCATTCTCGAAGCGCAGGCGTGA
- a CDS encoding sensor histidine kinase, with amino-acid sequence MLHVPESQPAQVTDDHQVETGRLALPSISEAALLRQIVNHVRHAFWAATLPEKRLLFVNQEFESIWGFSPLVAIHEPHRLRAAIHPDDRERWEAAALNPAGSDIEYRICRPDGQIRWVRESVFPVRDRLEQPVLLVGLAKDITAYKRAGEALRESEEQFRCFFNLTPSPGCIFEARTGKIIAVNVAFEQLTGYAQAEAVGRSLAKLDLWLDQTLPRLVMASLRQGAGSQRFDLTIKTRAGGVCDLMVSANLLTIGGRQCIATIATDMTDMNRLRRQLTESEARFRTLVENAPDILICTTLDGDVTYLNHPDLGYQEQDLLGHNLLDRVVDANSLREAMRQVVSTGQVVSFEAQFQFADGHQRWCAGRVAPIWGEDTVTELVFRLRDIEERKAAALQLKKLNADISEANAKLREIDRLKARFAAMLVHDLRSPLGCVYSALELFEAIGKPDEETRHLVGVARNSLERALNLLSEVQEVYRSEETGIVLERAPLDVTEVLQEAVDGVRPEAERKGVILRYQPSETLPQVRLSADRGKLLRVFTNLLTNAVKFTPKDGAVMLTATVTNGAGVNIGRDFIEVSVTDTGIGIPPEDLPYVFDLYRQSRNHRMGVGVGLGLSIVKSIVAAHGGDVRVDSQLGVGTSFTVSLPIPDNTESVANPMDATLSA; translated from the coding sequence ATGTTACACGTTCCCGAATCACAGCCAGCACAGGTCACGGACGATCATCAGGTGGAAACAGGACGCCTGGCGCTGCCTTCCATCAGCGAAGCGGCACTGTTGCGACAAATTGTCAACCACGTCCGCCATGCCTTCTGGGCAGCCACGTTGCCTGAGAAGCGGTTATTGTTCGTCAACCAGGAGTTTGAGTCCATCTGGGGATTTTCTCCGCTGGTGGCGATCCACGAACCGCATCGGCTTCGGGCGGCCATTCATCCAGATGACCGCGAACGCTGGGAAGCGGCCGCCCTCAACCCGGCTGGCTCGGATATTGAATACCGCATTTGCCGACCCGATGGGCAAATCCGCTGGGTTCGGGAAAGCGTCTTTCCGGTTCGGGATCGGTTGGAGCAGCCGGTGCTGTTGGTTGGGTTGGCAAAAGACATCACGGCCTATAAACGCGCCGGGGAAGCGCTGCGCGAGAGCGAAGAACAGTTTCGGTGCTTCTTCAACCTCACCCCATCGCCAGGGTGTATCTTTGAGGCACGCACGGGAAAGATCATCGCCGTCAATGTGGCTTTTGAGCAGTTGACCGGCTACGCACAAGCCGAGGCAGTCGGACGCTCGCTGGCGAAACTTGATTTGTGGTTGGATCAAACCTTGCCGCGGCTGGTGATGGCGTCGCTCCGACAAGGCGCCGGCTCCCAGCGTTTTGACCTGACAATCAAAACCCGGGCTGGTGGTGTCTGTGACCTGATGGTGTCGGCCAATCTGCTGACGATTGGCGGGCGCCAATGCATTGCCACCATAGCGACAGATATGACCGACATGAATCGCTTGCGGCGGCAACTCACGGAAAGCGAAGCCCGTTTTCGGACGCTGGTGGAAAACGCGCCCGACATCCTCATCTGCACGACCCTGGATGGGGATGTGACCTACCTCAACCATCCTGATTTAGGCTATCAGGAACAAGACCTCCTGGGCCACAATCTGCTGGATCGTGTTGTGGACGCCAACAGCTTGCGCGAAGCCATGCGGCAGGTCGTTAGCACCGGTCAGGTCGTTTCCTTTGAAGCGCAGTTTCAGTTCGCGGATGGGCACCAACGGTGGTGTGCCGGACGGGTCGCGCCGATTTGGGGCGAAGATACCGTCACCGAACTCGTGTTTCGCCTACGCGACATCGAAGAACGCAAGGCCGCTGCGCTCCAGCTCAAAAAGCTCAATGCCGACATTTCCGAGGCCAACGCCAAGTTGCGTGAGATAGACCGCCTCAAGGCACGCTTCGCGGCCATGCTCGTTCATGATCTACGCTCGCCCCTGGGATGCGTTTACAGCGCGCTGGAACTCTTTGAAGCCATCGGGAAGCCCGATGAGGAGACCCGCCACTTGGTCGGCGTGGCGCGCAATAGCCTTGAACGCGCCCTGAACTTGCTCAGCGAAGTCCAGGAGGTCTATCGCAGCGAGGAAACCGGTATCGTGCTTGAGCGCGCGCCGCTTGACGTCACCGAAGTCTTGCAGGAAGCCGTGGATGGCGTCCGCCCGGAAGCCGAGCGAAAAGGAGTCATCCTTCGCTATCAGCCATCCGAGACGCTTCCTCAAGTCAGGTTGTCGGCTGACCGCGGCAAGCTGTTACGGGTCTTCACCAACCTGCTGACAAACGCGGTCAAATTCACGCCGAAGGACGGAGCGGTCATGCTCACGGCGACCGTCACCAATGGTGCGGGCGTCAACATCGGACGCGACTTCATTGAAGTGAGCGTGACCGACACCGGCATTGGCATCCCGCCCGAAGACTTGCCCTATGTCTTCGATCTCTATCGCCAATCCCGCAATCACCGCATGGGCGTTGGCGTTGGGTTGGGGCTTTCGATTGTCAAAAGCATTGTTGCCGCGCATGGCGGCGATGTGCGGGTTGATAGTCAGCTTGGCGTTGGCACCAGCTTCACCGTGAGTTTGCCCATCCCCGACAACACGGAAAGCGTCGCCAATCCGATGGATGCCACGCTGTCAGCCTAG